From Cardiocondyla obscurior isolate alpha-2009 linkage group LG09, Cobs3.1, whole genome shotgun sequence, one genomic window encodes:
- the LOC139105359 gene encoding sodium channel protein Nach-like, translating into MLVERNKVRPRNTFVRRAWQKKNSESISKSRTATKYLKLYCQYSSLNTLKYLVDSQRPLFERLLWVTIHCIIVSFLVFMVYISYREFVTIPLITSMETDSYRTTNLDFPGIAICSVNRISRQSASGLAIDIFNSNVTRQSLDEILDAIEQLGDLYPSDFDTIASRNVEIDQLLTTYYKGPYNITDIMKDLTPKCTVILLKCKLHGSYRNCSNLFEFRKTQDGFCCTFNYARESDDILDMAYAIQPDVHQVMDLGIERGLTVVMDPLLDDYFYSILPTVGWKVLVFNPTDFPDMTSGGVTEVLAMPLTETFLDVSATAFVSTKSVESFPREKRNCIFSDENSPMRGSTMYTYSDCIVDCKIYYIQKFCGCRPFFYPRRGPKEC; encoded by the exons ATGTTGGTTGAAAGGAATAAAGTTCGACCTAGAAATACCTTTGTCAGGCGAGCGTGGCAGAAGAAAAATTCGGAGAGCATTTCGAAATCACGTACCgccacgaaatatttaaaactatatTGTCAATATTCCAGCTTGAACACTTTGAAATATCTTGTCGATTCCCAAAGACCTCTGTTTGAAAG ACTTTTGTGGGTCACAATACATTGTATTATTGTTTCGTTTCTGGTGTTCATGGTTTACATTTCGTACCGAGAGTTCGTAACGATACCCTTAATAACTTCTATGGAGACGGATAGCTACAGAACGACGAATTTAGATTTCCCAG GAATCGCCATCTGCTCCGTTAACAGGATAAGTCGGCAATCTGCGTCAGGCCTGGCGATTGACAT TTTCAACTCAAACGTTACAAGACAGTCGCTCGACGAAATACTCGATGCGATCGAGCAGCTAGGCGATCTCTACCCTTCGGATTTTGATACGATTGCAAGTCGTAATGTGGAAATAGATCAACTTTTAACGACTTATTATAAGGGGCCTTACAATATCACAGATATAATGAAAGAC TTAACGCCGAAATGTACGGTAATACTGTTGAAATGTAAACTGCACGGGTCCTACCGGAACTGCTCGAATCTTTTTGAGTTCCGCAAGACGCAAGACGGATTCTGTTGTACCTTCAATTACGCGCGTGAAAGCGACGACATTCTCGA TATGGCGTACGCAATACAGCCAGATGTACATCAAGTGATGGATCTTGGAATAGAGCGTGGTCTAACAGTCGTAATGGATCCACTTTTGGACGACTATTTCTATTCTATATTGCCCACCGTGGGTTGGAAG GTGCTGGTGTTTAATCCTACCGATTTTCCGGATATGACTAGCGGTGGTGTCACAGAGGTTCTCGCGATGCCTCTCACCGAGACATTCTTGGATGTTTCTGCGACCGCTTTCGTCAGTACTAAAAGCGTCGAGAGTTTTCCCAGAGAGAAGCGCAATTGCATTTTCTCGGATGAAAACAGTCCGATGCGTGGTAGCACGATGTATACTTACAGTGATTGTATCGTTGactgtaaaatttattacattcagAAATTTTGCGGATGCAGACCGTTTTTTTACCCACGTCGCGGGCCGAAAGAATGTTAG
- the LOC139105584 gene encoding degenerin del-1-like — protein sequence MECLVRHKCAEILLLHNFRWNYNVTNEGILHVYFSKYGTIKLKQDLSVYWYELMSDIGGICGVFIGFSFISVVEVLYFFALTFRDLLRKTSALHEDNDREDEISSIQIQNPRTIHWRELHPRTWHSAKFSSNRPRY from the exons ATGGAGTGCTTGGTTCGtcataaat GCGCCGAGATACTTTTGTTGCATAATTTCAGATGGAATTACAATGTTACCAATGAGGGAATATTGCATGTTTATTTCTCGAAATACGGTACGATAAAGTTAAAGCAAGACTTGTCAGTTTACTGGTATGAACTCATGA GCGATATCGGCGGTATATGCGGCGTTTTCATTGGCTTCAGTTTCATCAGCGTGGTCGAGGTTTTGTACTTCTTCGCGCTTACGTTTCGCGATCTACTCCGGAAAACGTCGGCTCTTCATGAAGACAACGACCGCGAAGATGAAATTTCATCAATTCAAATTCAAAACCCGCGGACAATTCATTGGAGAGAACTACATCCGCGGACGTGGCATTCGGCGAAGTTCTCTTCCAATAGACCTAGATATTAA